A window from Halomicrobium urmianum encodes these proteins:
- a CDS encoding HAD family hydrolase, with translation MAVSFDCFGTLVTVDRPGEPWAAVASALADRGVAVPDDWEAAYRQSHREYDPGREAPLDEHVRLALASRGVDVDRETAREATLAAFDGAVRRRPGADAALTAARERGPVAVCSNCSVPGLVERTLARVDLDVDAVVTSVDFGWRKPHERIFRATADALDVPPTALCHVGDDPRTDGGAERAGGTALVEADPDLARIADRLGDGDVAGESEETGGWEGSTC, from the coding sequence GTGGCGGTATCGTTCGACTGCTTCGGGACGTTGGTGACCGTCGACCGACCCGGAGAGCCGTGGGCGGCGGTGGCGTCGGCACTGGCCGACCGCGGCGTCGCCGTCCCGGACGACTGGGAAGCCGCGTACCGGCAGTCCCACCGCGAGTACGACCCGGGGCGGGAGGCGCCGCTCGACGAGCACGTCAGGCTGGCGCTGGCCAGCCGCGGCGTCGACGTCGACCGGGAGACGGCGCGCGAGGCGACCCTCGCGGCCTTCGACGGCGCCGTCCGCCGCCGTCCGGGCGCGGACGCGGCCCTCACCGCCGCGCGCGAGCGCGGCCCGGTCGCCGTCTGCTCGAACTGCAGCGTCCCCGGCCTCGTCGAGCGGACGCTGGCGCGGGTCGACCTCGACGTGGACGCAGTCGTGACGAGCGTAGACTTCGGCTGGCGCAAGCCCCACGAGCGAATCTTCCGGGCGACGGCCGACGCCCTCGACGTGCCTCCGACGGCGCTGTGCCACGTCGGCGACGACCCGCGGACGGACGGCGGAGCGGAGCGGGCCGGCGGGACGGCTCTCGTCGAGGCCGACCCGGACCTCGCGCGGATCGCCGACCGGCTCGGAGACGGGGACGTGGCTGGTGAGAGCGAGGAGACGGGAGGATGGGAGGGATCGACGTGCTGA
- a CDS encoding CobD/CbiB family cobalamin biosynthesis protein yields MGGIDVLIGALAVGVAGLLEVGVAEPPRRAHPVAWFGRAVAPLDRTWEYPRPVGLVGAAVLPLAAAVAVGGAVALAATAHLRLGAPAAGLALFATTSLRMLLGEARAVVAASEIDLDLARRDLRALAGRDADALSAGEVRSAAVESAAENLADGLVGPLLFFVVGVAGAAVAGAPTAAALAAGAGGAAWVKAVNTMDSMLGYRSKPVGWAPARLDDAVQWVPARVAALALAVAAARPRSLADARDWLDAVPSPNSGWPMGTLAAAAGCRLTKPGAYDLNPDADLPDAETARGAVRTVALAGALSYLLAAGVVAWL; encoded by the coding sequence ATGGGAGGGATCGACGTGCTGATCGGTGCCCTCGCGGTGGGCGTCGCCGGCCTGCTGGAGGTCGGCGTCGCCGAGCCGCCCCGTCGCGCCCATCCGGTCGCCTGGTTCGGCCGGGCCGTCGCCCCGCTAGATCGGACGTGGGAGTACCCCCGACCCGTCGGGCTCGTCGGCGCCGCAGTCCTCCCGCTGGCCGCGGCCGTCGCGGTGGGCGGCGCCGTCGCCCTGGCCGCGACCGCACACCTCCGACTCGGGGCCCCCGCCGCCGGGCTGGCGCTGTTCGCGACGACGAGCCTCCGGATGCTGCTGGGCGAGGCGCGGGCGGTCGTCGCGGCGAGCGAGATCGACCTCGACCTGGCTCGCCGGGACCTGCGCGCGCTGGCCGGCCGGGACGCCGACGCGCTGTCTGCCGGCGAGGTCCGCAGTGCCGCCGTCGAGAGCGCCGCGGAAAACCTCGCCGACGGACTGGTCGGGCCGCTGCTGTTCTTCGTCGTCGGCGTCGCGGGCGCCGCGGTCGCGGGGGCCCCGACCGCCGCCGCGCTCGCGGCCGGCGCGGGCGGCGCGGCGTGGGTCAAGGCGGTCAACACGATGGACTCGATGCTGGGCTACCGCTCGAAGCCGGTCGGCTGGGCGCCGGCCCGGCTGGACGACGCCGTCCAGTGGGTGCCCGCCCGCGTCGCAGCGCTCGCGCTGGCCGTCGCGGCGGCCCGCCCGCGCTCCCTCGCCGACGCCCGGGACTGGCTCGACGCCGTGCCGTCGCCCAACTCCGGGTGGCCGATGGGGACCCTCGCGGCCGCCGCCGGTTGTCGGCTGACCAAGCCGGGCGCGTACGACCTCAATCCCGACGCGGACCTCCCGGACGCCGAGACGGCCCGCGGCGCCGTCCGGACCGTCGCGCTCGCTGGCGCGCTCTCCTATCTCCTCGCCGCGGGGGTGGTCGCGTGGCTCTGA
- a CDS encoding uracil-xanthine permease family protein — MTTDTCTGTHLNATVNGEETEQSGADAEGASFVEYGIDDRPSLSKSTVLGLQHYLTMVGANVAVPLILAEAMGMPDTVTARFVGTFFVVSGIATLVQTTLGNRYPIVQGAPFSMLAPAIAIVTTVSVTGPEPAWQVRLQALQGAIIVAGAVEVAIGYFGIVGKLRQYLSPVAIAPTIALIGLALFNVGQITSATNDWWLLGLTLLLIVAFSQFLDRRHWAFRLFPVILGLAIAWAVAAALSVGGIYPPDAPGYVDLGTVAEAPPLLPIYPLQWGMPTFQLSFAIGMFAGVVASIVESFGDYHAVARLVGSGAPSERRINHGIGTEGLMNVFSGLMGTGGSTSYSENIGAIGLTGVASRFVVQVGALAMLVVGFVGYAGQLVVTIPDPVVGGLFVVMFAQIVAVGLSNLAHVDMNSSRNVFVVGFALFVGLAIPEYVAAVGDMATFREGLAGVPVLGAVLGTQVVANTTYVIGSTGMAVGGLAAVVLDNALPGTDEERGLARWERRAESPTAFRPIWRNWFGGDADSSDADSSDADR; from the coding sequence ATGACGACGGACACTTGTACCGGGACGCACCTGAACGCGACCGTGAACGGAGAGGAAACCGAGCAGTCAGGCGCGGACGCGGAGGGGGCGTCGTTCGTAGAGTACGGCATCGACGATCGCCCGTCGCTGTCGAAGTCGACGGTCCTCGGCCTCCAGCACTACCTCACGATGGTCGGGGCGAACGTGGCGGTGCCGCTCATCCTGGCGGAGGCGATGGGGATGCCGGACACCGTGACGGCCAGGTTCGTCGGGACCTTCTTCGTGGTCTCGGGGATCGCGACGCTGGTCCAGACCACGCTCGGCAACCGGTACCCCATCGTGCAGGGGGCACCGTTCTCGATGCTGGCACCGGCCATCGCCATCGTCACGACGGTCAGCGTGACCGGCCCCGAGCCGGCCTGGCAGGTGCGCCTCCAGGCGCTCCAGGGCGCGATCATCGTGGCCGGGGCGGTCGAGGTGGCCATCGGTTACTTCGGCATCGTCGGGAAACTCAGGCAGTACCTCTCGCCGGTAGCTATCGCGCCGACCATCGCGCTGATCGGCCTCGCGCTGTTCAACGTGGGTCAGATCACGTCCGCGACGAACGACTGGTGGCTGCTGGGGCTGACGCTGCTGTTGATCGTCGCGTTCTCGCAGTTCCTGGACCGGCGCCACTGGGCGTTCCGGCTGTTCCCGGTCATCCTCGGGCTCGCGATCGCGTGGGCCGTCGCCGCGGCGCTGTCGGTGGGCGGGATCTACCCGCCGGACGCGCCGGGCTACGTCGACCTCGGGACGGTGGCCGAGGCCCCGCCGCTGCTGCCGATCTATCCCCTCCAGTGGGGGATGCCCACCTTCCAGCTGTCGTTCGCCATCGGGATGTTCGCCGGCGTGGTGGCCTCGATCGTCGAGAGCTTCGGCGACTACCACGCTGTCGCCCGGCTGGTCGGCAGCGGTGCCCCCAGCGAGCGCCGCATCAACCACGGCATCGGCACGGAGGGGCTGATGAACGTCTTCTCCGGGCTCATGGGGACGGGCGGGTCGACCTCCTACTCCGAGAACATCGGGGCCATCGGCCTGACGGGAGTGGCCTCCCGGTTCGTCGTCCAGGTCGGCGCGCTCGCGATGCTGGTCGTCGGCTTCGTGGGCTACGCTGGCCAGCTGGTTGTGACCATCCCCGACCCCGTCGTCGGCGGGCTGTTCGTGGTCATGTTCGCCCAGATCGTCGCGGTCGGGCTGTCGAACCTGGCGCACGTCGACATGAACTCCTCGCGCAACGTCTTCGTCGTCGGGTTCGCGCTGTTCGTCGGGCTGGCGATCCCCGAGTACGTGGCGGCCGTCGGCGACATGGCGACGTTCCGCGAGGGGCTGGCCGGCGTGCCCGTGCTGGGTGCCGTGCTCGGAACGCAGGTGGTCGCGAACACGACGTACGTCATCGGGAGCACCGGTATGGCCGTCGGCGGGCTGGCCGCGGTGGTCCTCGACAACGCGCTCCCGGGGACGGACGAGGAGCGCGGCCTCGCGCGGTGGGAGCGTCGCGCCGAGTCGCCGACGGCGTTCCGGCCCATCTGGCGCAACTGGTTCGGCGGCGACGCCGACTCCTCCGACGCCGACTCCTCCGACGCCGACCGGTGA
- a CDS encoding NTP transferase domain-containing protein, with translation MAGGRGTRLDADREKPLVRVGGRPMVDRVIDALRASGVGQVYAATSPHAPATCEHVSAPAIETPGEGYVADLEAVLADDQIERPVLTAVADLPLLSADAVDDVLAAHESGSLTVAVPADLKAELGVSADTTFEREGSEVAPAGLNVVGDGPDRTLAIEDPRLAVNVNRPGDLAVARGRA, from the coding sequence ATGGCCGGCGGCAGGGGCACCCGCCTCGACGCCGACCGGGAGAAGCCCCTGGTCCGCGTCGGCGGGCGGCCGATGGTCGACCGGGTGATCGACGCGCTCCGGGCCAGCGGCGTCGGTCAGGTCTACGCGGCCACCTCGCCCCACGCGCCCGCGACGTGCGAGCACGTCTCCGCGCCCGCGATCGAGACGCCCGGCGAGGGCTACGTGGCTGACCTCGAGGCGGTCCTGGCCGACGACCAGATCGAGCGGCCCGTGCTCACGGCCGTCGCCGACCTCCCGCTGCTTTCGGCCGACGCCGTCGACGACGTGCTGGCGGCCCACGAATCGGGGTCACTGACCGTCGCCGTCCCCGCAGACCTGAAGGCCGAACTGGGCGTCAGCGCCGACACGACGTTCGAACGGGAGGGGAGCGAGGTCGCGCCGGCGGGCCTGAACGTCGTCGGCGACGGCCCCGACCGGACGCTCGCGATCGAGGACCCGCGCCTCGCGGTCAACGTCAACCGTCCGGGCGACCTCGCAGTCGCGCGCGGCCGGGCCTGA
- the cobS gene encoding adenosylcobinamide-GDP ribazoletransferase, with protein sequence MALTAVRGALGFLTRLPVGTDDRAWDAFRRTPAAFPLAGYVAGALVAVPVLLPLPDPTVAAAFVATVVLVTGVNHADGLADLGDAAVVHGDRRERREVMHDTAVGVGAALALGVGLVGLTTAGLALAALPTLPAVGLALAAEVGAKLAMATLVCAGEPSHEGFGAQFLGHADRGDLAVPVLAALPAAVPVRIPGLVALLAAVAVALVVRRWAARRLGGVGGDVLGATNELARIAALHAGVVAWTLS encoded by the coding sequence GTGGCTCTGACCGCGGTACGCGGGGCGCTGGGCTTCCTGACGCGCCTGCCGGTCGGCACGGACGACCGCGCCTGGGACGCGTTCCGGCGGACGCCCGCGGCCTTCCCGCTGGCGGGCTACGTCGCGGGCGCGCTCGTCGCCGTCCCCGTCCTCCTCCCGCTGCCGGACCCGACGGTGGCCGCGGCGTTCGTCGCGACCGTCGTCCTCGTGACGGGCGTCAACCACGCCGACGGGCTCGCGGACCTGGGCGACGCCGCCGTCGTCCACGGCGACCGTCGCGAGCGCCGCGAGGTCATGCACGACACGGCGGTCGGCGTCGGCGCCGCGCTGGCGCTGGGCGTCGGACTGGTCGGGCTGACGACGGCCGGACTCGCGCTGGCGGCGCTGCCGACCTTGCCCGCCGTCGGCCTCGCGCTCGCGGCGGAGGTGGGCGCGAAACTGGCGATGGCGACGCTGGTCTGCGCGGGCGAGCCCAGCCACGAGGGGTTCGGCGCGCAGTTCCTCGGGCACGCGGACCGCGGTGACCTCGCCGTCCCGGTTCTGGCCGCGCTGCCGGCCGCCGTCCCGGTGCGGATTCCGGGCCTCGTCGCCCTGCTCGCCGCGGTCGCCGTCGCCCTCGTCGTCCGCCGGTGGGCTGCCCGGCGGCTGGGCGGCGTCGGGGGCGACGTCCTCGGCGCGACCAACGAACTCGCGCGGATCGCCGCGCTGCACGCGGGGGTGGTCGCGTGGACGCTGTCGTGA